One stretch of Prunus persica cultivar Lovell chromosome G1, Prunus_persica_NCBIv2, whole genome shotgun sequence DNA includes these proteins:
- the LOC18791807 gene encoding probable histone-arginine methyltransferase 1.4 isoform X1, protein MEGLKGEEAQKQEFVLASVSELASSSSSSSLTPAVARFSAEDGVGELRFQQEAESDARVNVDLQTAQLFKLGPVQSVCISEGSDTGTEKLFSRGVTIHFKNEEESGAFHNAFEQWKKDFIVQGKKLPNGEISSSKSKFDDKIEPSSAKMYFHYYGQLLHQQNMLQDYVRTGTYYAAVIENRVDFTGRVVVDVGAGSGILSLFAAQAGAKHVYAVEASEMAEYARKLIAGNPSLGQRITVIKGKVEEVELPEKADILISEPMGTLLINERMLETYVIARDRFLQPNGKMFPTLGRIHMAPFSDEYLFVEIANKALFWQQQNYYGVDLQPLYASAFQGYFSQPVVDAFDPRLLVAPSMSHVIDFTKINEEDLYEFDIPLRFVAAVGTRVHGLACWFDVLFDGSTVQRWLTTAPGAPTTHWYQLRCVLSQPIYVMAGQEITGRLHMIAHNAQSYTIYLTLAAKMWGPGAEQGGIIQESSCKLDLKEPYYRMSQPQAYTITQDQQPHQQIQAQDIPIHSQDFEDSEFIPQPSPSSGVKMTLADFARSTGSLKDTL, encoded by the exons ATGGAGGGCTTGAAAGGAGAAGAAGCGCAGAAACAGGAGTTTGTTTTGGCTTCCGTTTCTGAGCTTGCGtcgtcgtcttcttcttcttctttgacgCCTGCGGTTGCTCGGTTTAGCGCGGAAGACGGAGTTGGAGAGCTTCGATTTCAGCAGGAGGCTGAGTCCGATGCTCGCGTCAATGTCGATCTTCAAACTGCTCAG CTGTTCAAGTTAGGCCCCGTGCAGTCAGTTTGCATATCTGAAGGTTCTGATACGGGCACAGAG AAATTGTTTTCAAGGGGAGTCACTATCCATTTTAAAAATGAGGAGGAGAGTGGAGCCTTCCATAATGCATTTGAGCAGTGGAAGAAGGACTTTATTGTTCAAG GAAAGAAACTACCAAATGGAGAAATATCATCTTCCAAAAGCAAGTTTGATGATAAAATAGAGCCATCTTCTGCTAAAATGTATTTCCACTACTATGGACAATTGCTACATCAACAGAACATGTTGCAAGATTATGTTAGGACAG GAACCTATTATGCTGCAGTAATAGAAAATCGTGTGGATTTTACGGGTCGTGTGGTGGTTGATGTTGGTGCTGGTAGTGGTATTTTGTCATTATTTGCTGCTCAG GCTGGTGCTAAGCATGTTTATGCTGTGGAAGCATCTGAAATGGCAGAATATGCTCGCAAGCTAATTGCAGGGAACCCTTCACTGGGTCAAAGGATAACA GTAATCAAAGGTAAAGTTGAGGAGGTTGAATTGCCTGAGAAAGCAGATATTCTTATCTCGGAGCCAATGG GCACCttgttaattaatgaaagaatgCTGGAGACCTATGTCATTGCAAGAGATCGGTTTCTTCAGCCAAATGGAAAAATGTTCCCTACACTAGGAAG GATACACATGGCACCGTTCAGTgatgaatatttgtttgttgaaATTGCAAATAAG GCCCTCTTCTGGCAGCAACAAAATTATTATGGTGTTGATTTGCAACCGTTGTATGCATCTGCATTCCAGGGATATTTTTCGCAG CCTGTGGTAGATGCTTTTGATCCAAGATTATTGGTGGCTCCTTCaatgtctcatgtgattgacttTACCAAAATAAATGAAGAGGACTTGTATGAATTCGATATACCATTACGGTTTGTTGCTGCTGTAGGCACTAGAGTGCATGGGTTAGCATGCTGGTTTGATGTCTTATTTGATGGGAG TACTGTACAAAGGTGGCTTACCACTGCGCCTGGTGCACCAACAACTCACTGGTACCAATTACGCTGTGTTCTCTCTCAGCCCATTTATGTAATGGCAGGACAAGAAATAACTGGCCGACTTCACATGATTGCCCACAATGCGCAAAGTTACACAATATATCTTACATTGGCAG CTAAAATGTGGGGGCCTGGTGCTGAGCAGGGAGGAATAATTCAGGAATCCTCTTGTAAACTTGATCTCAAAGAGCCCTACTATAGAATGTCCCAACCACAAGCCTATACAATAACCCAAGATCAGCAACCACATCAGCAAATACAGGCGCAG GATATACCAATTCACTCCCAGGATTTCGAAGATTCAGAATTTATTCCACAACCATCACCAAGTTCTGGCGTAAAGATGACACTGGCAGATTTTGCTAGATCCACTGGTTCATTGAAAGACACTTTATGA
- the LOC18791807 gene encoding probable histone-arginine methyltransferase 1.3 isoform X2: MEGLKGEEAQKQEFVLASVSELASSSSSSSLTPAVARFSAEDGVGELRFQQEAESDARVNVDLQTAQLFKLGPVQSVCISEGSDTGTEKLFSRGVTIHFKNEEESGAFHNAFEQWKKDFIVQGKKLPNGEISSSKSKFDDKIEPSSAKMYFHYYGQLLHQQNMLQDYVRTGTYYAAVIENRVDFTGRVVVDVGAGSGILSLFAAQAGAKHVYAVEASEMAEYARKLIAGNPSLGQRITVIKGKVEEVELPEKADILISEPMGTLLINERMLETYVIARDRFLQPNGKMFPTLGRIHMAPFSDEYLFVEIANKALFWQQQNYYGVDLQPLYASAFQGYFSQPVVDAFDPRLLVAPSMSHVIDFTKINEEDLYEFDIPLRFVAAVGTRVHGLACWFDVLFDGSTVQRWLTTAPGAPTTHWYQLRCVLSQPIYVMAGQEITGRLHMIAHNAQSYTIYLTLAAKMWGPGAEQGGIIQESSCKLDLKEPYYRMSQPQAYTITQDQQPHQQIQAQDL; this comes from the exons ATGGAGGGCTTGAAAGGAGAAGAAGCGCAGAAACAGGAGTTTGTTTTGGCTTCCGTTTCTGAGCTTGCGtcgtcgtcttcttcttcttctttgacgCCTGCGGTTGCTCGGTTTAGCGCGGAAGACGGAGTTGGAGAGCTTCGATTTCAGCAGGAGGCTGAGTCCGATGCTCGCGTCAATGTCGATCTTCAAACTGCTCAG CTGTTCAAGTTAGGCCCCGTGCAGTCAGTTTGCATATCTGAAGGTTCTGATACGGGCACAGAG AAATTGTTTTCAAGGGGAGTCACTATCCATTTTAAAAATGAGGAGGAGAGTGGAGCCTTCCATAATGCATTTGAGCAGTGGAAGAAGGACTTTATTGTTCAAG GAAAGAAACTACCAAATGGAGAAATATCATCTTCCAAAAGCAAGTTTGATGATAAAATAGAGCCATCTTCTGCTAAAATGTATTTCCACTACTATGGACAATTGCTACATCAACAGAACATGTTGCAAGATTATGTTAGGACAG GAACCTATTATGCTGCAGTAATAGAAAATCGTGTGGATTTTACGGGTCGTGTGGTGGTTGATGTTGGTGCTGGTAGTGGTATTTTGTCATTATTTGCTGCTCAG GCTGGTGCTAAGCATGTTTATGCTGTGGAAGCATCTGAAATGGCAGAATATGCTCGCAAGCTAATTGCAGGGAACCCTTCACTGGGTCAAAGGATAACA GTAATCAAAGGTAAAGTTGAGGAGGTTGAATTGCCTGAGAAAGCAGATATTCTTATCTCGGAGCCAATGG GCACCttgttaattaatgaaagaatgCTGGAGACCTATGTCATTGCAAGAGATCGGTTTCTTCAGCCAAATGGAAAAATGTTCCCTACACTAGGAAG GATACACATGGCACCGTTCAGTgatgaatatttgtttgttgaaATTGCAAATAAG GCCCTCTTCTGGCAGCAACAAAATTATTATGGTGTTGATTTGCAACCGTTGTATGCATCTGCATTCCAGGGATATTTTTCGCAG CCTGTGGTAGATGCTTTTGATCCAAGATTATTGGTGGCTCCTTCaatgtctcatgtgattgacttTACCAAAATAAATGAAGAGGACTTGTATGAATTCGATATACCATTACGGTTTGTTGCTGCTGTAGGCACTAGAGTGCATGGGTTAGCATGCTGGTTTGATGTCTTATTTGATGGGAG TACTGTACAAAGGTGGCTTACCACTGCGCCTGGTGCACCAACAACTCACTGGTACCAATTACGCTGTGTTCTCTCTCAGCCCATTTATGTAATGGCAGGACAAGAAATAACTGGCCGACTTCACATGATTGCCCACAATGCGCAAAGTTACACAATATATCTTACATTGGCAG CTAAAATGTGGGGGCCTGGTGCTGAGCAGGGAGGAATAATTCAGGAATCCTCTTGTAAACTTGATCTCAAAGAGCCCTACTATAGAATGTCCCAACCACAAGCCTATACAATAACCCAAGATCAGCAACCACATCAGCAAATACAGGCGCAG GATCTCTAG